GCGGCCTTTTTGCAGAGGGCGGAGAGGTCGCGCACCGGCTCCAGCTGGGAGAGGACAGGCCCGATCAAGGCCAGATGATCGGCATATTCGTCCTGAGCGTGCGGTTCGAACTCGATAACGACTTTGCGATCGCTCCGGTGAATCGCGCAGTCGAACAGGTCGCCGCCATGTGTCAGTCGTAGCCCGAAGATCCGCTCGACCGTGACGTCCTCCGACATACGGCTCAAAGCGTCCTTGAACGCGACAAGGGCAAAAGGCGCGAGATATTCGGAGACCGGGTCACCCACGTCAGGCAGTTCTTCGAGACCGAGGATTTCGGCGCAATTGGTTGACCGATGGGCGATCACCCAGTCGCCGGTGAGGGCGAAAAGCCCGCCAAATCCCTGAATCGCGGCGATATGATGGATCGGTTCGCGATCGCATTCGGTCAATTCATGCTTGGTGGTAAGCGTGCTCATCAGGCCTCCGCGACAGCTGCTGTCCGCGCCGTCGCAGGACGCTTTGTATGGGTGAGAAAGTGATCGAAAACGGCAATGGCGGCTCGCGACGCGGCGTCGATGCGAGCCTCGCTGGCCGAATTCTCAAGCTTCGCCCGCAGCCTCTTCCAGAATTCCAGCATGGCGGGATCGGAGAGGAAAGCTGTCGGCCATTGCGCATTACCGCAACGCCGGATTTCGCCAGCGATAGAGAGATTGCCGAGAGAGGATCCGGCAAGCACCCATGCAACACCGAGTGCGAGATCGTCCTCTTGCCCGGTTCGCGTTCCGGCGATCGCGAATGTTTCGTCCGTCGCGAGCGGCGCTAGGCCAAGCTGGGCCAGATCTTGCGCGATGAGCCCGGTTTGATTGGGAGGGCGGTCCCTGGAATGTGCGTTGAGGCCCAACCATGCCTCGACGGGTTGCCTCGCCGCGTGCTGGAGCTTCAAGAACCGCGCGTAATTCTCAAGCGTGTCCCAGCCACCTGCCTTTCGCATGGATCGATCGAGACTGTCATGAGAGCGAGCGGTCGCGGTACGCAATCTGGAGCGCAGGCAGGCGCTGTTCTCGTCCAGGATGCGCGTATTCTCGATGATCTGCCCCCTCGTAGATCCCTGGTCTTCTTGGCGGTGTAAACCGATCCCGCTTACGATTCTGTCTACCTAAAATGACACTGCCAGAGCCAATTTGCAAAGGAAGCAACG
The Erythrobacter sp. THAF29 DNA segment above includes these coding regions:
- a CDS encoding biliverdin-producing heme oxygenase; translated protein: MRKAGGWDTLENYARFLKLQHAARQPVEAWLGLNAHSRDRPPNQTGLIAQDLAQLGLAPLATDETFAIAGTRTGQEDDLALGVAWVLAGSSLGNLSIAGEIRRCGNAQWPTAFLSDPAMLEFWKRLRAKLENSASEARIDAASRAAIAVFDHFLTHTKRPATARTAAVAEA